A region from the Serinibacter arcticus genome encodes:
- a CDS encoding DUF885 domain-containing protein: protein MTESPRTPTEIDAVADDYVATLARLSPGLRTHLGLPGDQSELDDVSPAGLATLDAERTAVMGKLSRLTPADDVDAVTKAAMLERLGLEGELYDAGEQFATLNVIASPLQDTRDVFDLMATGTAQDWDVVAARMGNVPGALAGYVESLREGAATGIVAARRQVEAGIGQAEELAGAESFWTSLAERGAATGDAAALAAGAEKARAAYADLAEFLRSELIHRAPEGDGVGRERYSLFSRQFLGATIDLDETYEWGREELARIVAEQEATAAELYGAGTSPEEAMDRLDADPARQLHGTAALQEWMQRTSDEAVAALADTQFDIPGPVRTLECMIAPTTSGGIYYTGPTDDFSRPGRMWWSVPAGVTEFGTWREKTTVYHEGVPGHHLQVGQTTYRRELLNSWRRLASWVSGHGEGWALYSERLMADLGFLDDPADRLGMLDGQRLRAARVVLDIGVHLHKDAPSELGGGTWDAAKARTFLFANANMADGFLEFELDRYLGWPGQAPSYKVGQRLWEKIRDETAAREGAAFDLKAFHRRALDVGSVGLDVLADALR from the coding sequence GTGACCGAATCCCCCCGCACCCCCACCGAGATCGACGCCGTCGCCGACGACTACGTCGCCACCCTCGCCCGCCTCTCCCCCGGCCTGCGCACCCACCTGGGCCTCCCCGGCGACCAGAGCGAGCTCGACGACGTCTCGCCCGCCGGCCTGGCGACGCTCGACGCCGAGCGCACCGCCGTCATGGGCAAGCTCTCGAGGCTGACCCCCGCCGACGACGTCGACGCCGTCACGAAGGCCGCGATGCTCGAGCGCCTGGGCCTCGAGGGCGAGCTGTACGACGCGGGCGAGCAGTTCGCCACGCTGAACGTGATCGCCTCGCCGCTCCAGGACACGCGCGACGTGTTCGACCTCATGGCGACCGGGACGGCGCAGGACTGGGACGTCGTCGCGGCCCGGATGGGCAACGTCCCCGGGGCGCTCGCCGGCTACGTCGAGTCGCTGCGCGAGGGGGCCGCCACCGGGATCGTGGCCGCCCGCCGTCAGGTCGAGGCCGGCATCGGCCAGGCCGAGGAGCTCGCCGGCGCCGAGTCCTTCTGGACCTCGCTCGCCGAGCGCGGCGCCGCCACCGGTGACGCCGCGGCGCTGGCCGCCGGCGCCGAGAAGGCCCGCGCCGCCTACGCCGACCTGGCGGAGTTCCTGCGCTCCGAGCTGATCCACCGCGCCCCCGAGGGCGACGGCGTGGGTCGGGAGCGCTACTCGCTGTTCTCCCGCCAGTTCCTCGGCGCCACGATCGACCTCGACGAGACGTACGAGTGGGGCCGCGAGGAGCTGGCCCGCATCGTCGCCGAGCAGGAGGCGACCGCGGCCGAGCTCTACGGCGCGGGCACCTCGCCGGAGGAGGCCATGGACCGGCTCGACGCCGACCCGGCCCGCCAGCTGCACGGCACCGCCGCGCTGCAGGAGTGGATGCAGCGCACCTCCGACGAGGCCGTCGCTGCGCTCGCCGACACCCAGTTCGACATCCCGGGCCCGGTCCGCACGCTCGAGTGCATGATCGCCCCGACGACGTCGGGTGGCATCTACTACACCGGTCCGACCGACGACTTCTCCCGGCCCGGCCGCATGTGGTGGTCCGTTCCCGCCGGCGTGACCGAGTTCGGCACCTGGCGCGAGAAGACGACCGTCTACCACGAGGGCGTCCCGGGCCACCACCTCCAGGTCGGCCAGACGACCTACCGCCGCGAGCTGCTCAACTCCTGGCGCCGGCTGGCCTCCTGGGTCAGCGGTCACGGCGAGGGCTGGGCGCTCTACTCCGAGCGCCTGATGGCCGACCTCGGCTTCCTCGACGACCCGGCCGACCGCCTGGGCATGCTCGACGGCCAGCGCCTGCGCGCCGCGCGCGTCGTGCTCGACATCGGCGTCCACCTCCACAAGGACGCGCCGTCCGAGCTCGGCGGCGGCACCTGGGACGCCGCCAAGGCGCGGACGTTCCTGTTCGCCAACGCCAACATGGCCGACGGGTTCCTGGAGTTCGAGCTCGACCGCTATCTCGGCTGGCCGGGCCAGGCCCCGTCCTACAAGGTCGGCCAGCGCCTGTGGGAGAAGATCCGCGACGAGACCGCCGCCCGCGAGGGTGCCGCCTTCGACCTCAAGGCGTTCCACCGCCGGGCGCTCGACGTCGGCTCCGTCGGACTCGACGTGCTCGCCGACGCCCTGCGCTGA
- a CDS encoding endonuclease domain-containing protein: MADQLPAPFTTTAALAAGLTHRQIYASELTTLTRGVRTVAGSSRITDECRAVAQILPPACVFTGVTALRLLGTEVPWQLEKDDRIHVVAPRRGWRPQRLGVVAHFCAQRSLTTTEVDGVRLTSAAWTWLLLASALDVDVDAMVVLGDSMMRRGSAVETPAELEEAARSTWKMKGIATCREALPLVRPRTDSSMETRLRLLLVHAGLPCPDVNVEVLGSDGAFLALLDLAFARLKLALEYDGDLHRTDQGTWRSDVRRREVLRDQGWEVLVFTADDVLRRPDEVVRRVRRAYDRACRRTGLR; the protein is encoded by the coding sequence ATGGCCGACCAGCTACCCGCTCCGTTCACCACGACGGCGGCCCTCGCCGCCGGGCTGACCCACCGTCAGATCTACGCCTCCGAGCTGACGACCCTCACCCGGGGCGTCCGAACGGTGGCCGGATCGTCGCGGATCACCGACGAGTGCCGCGCCGTCGCCCAGATCCTTCCTCCCGCGTGCGTCTTCACCGGTGTGACGGCGCTGCGCCTGCTCGGCACGGAGGTTCCGTGGCAGCTCGAGAAGGACGATCGGATCCACGTCGTCGCCCCGCGCCGGGGCTGGCGTCCGCAACGCCTCGGGGTCGTCGCCCACTTCTGCGCCCAGCGCTCGCTGACGACGACCGAGGTCGACGGCGTGCGCCTCACCTCCGCGGCGTGGACGTGGCTGCTGCTCGCGTCCGCGCTCGACGTCGACGTCGACGCCATGGTCGTCCTGGGTGACTCGATGATGCGGCGCGGTAGCGCGGTCGAGACCCCGGCCGAGCTCGAGGAAGCCGCGCGGAGCACCTGGAAGATGAAGGGGATCGCCACGTGCCGCGAGGCGCTCCCGCTGGTTCGGCCCCGCACGGACTCGAGCATGGAAACCAGACTTCGGCTGCTCCTCGTGCACGCCGGTCTGCCCTGCCCCGACGTGAACGTCGAGGTTCTGGGGTCGGACGGAGCGTTCCTCGCCCTGCTGGACCTCGCGTTCGCCCGGCTGAAGCTCGCGCTCGAGTACGACGGCGACCTCCACCGGACGGATCAGGGCACGTGGCGCAGCGACGTCCGCCGTCGCGAGGTCCTCCGCGACCAGGGGTGGGAGGTGCTCGTGTTCACCGCTGACGACGTGCTCCGCCGGCCAGACGAGGTGGTCCGGCGGGTCCGTCGGGCCTACGACCGGGCCTGCCGCCGCACCGGCCTCCGCTGA
- a CDS encoding acyl-CoA carboxylase epsilon subunit, with protein sequence MTGDGGVDLGGATGADAPDASERTRIGELYGEVPEAPAAQVAGPAGGASGADDRVVLAPATVRVVRGEPDADELAALIAGLTAAAAASHGEEPAEVVRHRWMDRSHALRGGERGLPSRGDAAWRWSLHP encoded by the coding sequence GTGACCGGCGACGGCGGCGTGGACCTCGGGGGCGCGACGGGGGCGGACGCGCCCGACGCCTCCGAGCGCACGCGCATCGGCGAGCTGTACGGCGAGGTCCCGGAGGCGCCCGCCGCGCAGGTGGCGGGCCCGGCCGGTGGCGCGAGCGGTGCGGACGACCGCGTCGTGCTGGCCCCGGCGACGGTCCGGGTGGTGCGGGGCGAGCCCGACGCCGACGAGCTCGCCGCCCTCATCGCGGGGCTGACGGCGGCGGCCGCCGCCTCGCACGGCGAGGAGCCCGCCGAGGTGGTGCGCCACCGCTGGATGGACCGCTCGCACGCGCTGCGCGGCGGCGAGCGCGGCCTGCCGTCGCGCGGCGACGCCGCCTGGCGCTGGTCGCTCCACCCCTAG
- a CDS encoding ATP-binding protein: MQRRLLQATIAAVLVAVVLIGVPVGIFSALTVRGGIEDNLEVRTLAVARAVERRAAINEPITEDLLSPWVGEGSQLPLSIRVTPARGEVVEVGDEWPDRAVVARMETASGANVQVAISGDAMAFRMAQVVIFVGLAALIATAAAVAVARFQARRVAAPLIYLAASAEQLGSGQVRPRTEDSGIEEIDLVAAELSRTSDRLAARLAAERQFSADASHQLRTPLTALSMRLEEIQLMAAEEEVQEEARIALEQVERLVGVVDDLLKTSRKSAGGTTEVVHLKEVFSQQESEWGPTYAKAGRTLVFDSAGSTSVLATPGALAQVLATLLENSLKYGDGTTRVVCRPASTRQSVVIEVSDEGAGVPADIAPRIFERSVSGGKSTGLGLALARDLTAADGGKLELVKAVPAVFQVFLSAVPTALDPDHVLPPGSLVAVGRRRRRP; this comes from the coding sequence GTGCAACGCCGACTCCTGCAGGCGACGATCGCGGCGGTGCTGGTCGCCGTCGTGCTCATCGGCGTGCCCGTCGGCATCTTCAGCGCCCTCACGGTGCGGGGCGGGATCGAGGACAACCTCGAGGTTCGCACGCTCGCGGTGGCGCGCGCCGTCGAGCGCCGGGCCGCGATCAACGAGCCCATCACCGAGGACCTGCTCAGCCCCTGGGTCGGTGAGGGCAGCCAGCTCCCGCTGAGCATCCGCGTGACGCCCGCCCGCGGCGAGGTGGTCGAGGTCGGCGACGAGTGGCCCGACCGCGCCGTCGTGGCCCGCATGGAGACGGCGTCCGGCGCCAACGTCCAGGTCGCCATCTCGGGCGACGCGATGGCGTTCCGGATGGCGCAGGTCGTCATCTTCGTCGGTCTCGCCGCCCTCATCGCGACGGCGGCCGCGGTCGCCGTCGCGCGCTTCCAGGCCCGCCGCGTGGCCGCCCCCCTGATCTACCTCGCCGCCAGCGCCGAGCAGCTCGGTTCCGGTCAGGTGCGGCCGCGCACGGAGGACTCCGGCATCGAGGAGATCGATCTCGTGGCCGCCGAGCTGTCACGGACCTCCGACCGGCTCGCGGCGCGACTCGCGGCCGAGCGCCAGTTCAGCGCGGACGCCAGCCACCAGCTGCGCACCCCGCTGACGGCGCTGTCCATGCGGCTGGAGGAGATCCAGCTGATGGCGGCCGAGGAGGAGGTGCAGGAGGAGGCCCGGATCGCGCTCGAGCAGGTGGAGCGCCTCGTCGGCGTCGTGGACGACCTCCTCAAGACCTCGCGCAAGTCCGCGGGCGGCACGACCGAGGTGGTGCACCTCAAGGAGGTGTTCAGCCAGCAGGAGAGCGAGTGGGGGCCCACCTACGCGAAGGCGGGCCGGACGCTCGTGTTCGACTCCGCCGGCTCGACGTCGGTGCTCGCGACGCCGGGCGCGCTCGCGCAGGTGCTCGCGACCCTCCTGGAGAACTCCCTCAAGTACGGCGACGGCACCACGCGCGTGGTCTGCCGCCCCGCCTCGACCCGCCAGTCGGTCGTCATCGAGGTGAGCGACGAGGGCGCCGGGGTGCCGGCGGACATCGCCCCGCGCATCTTCGAGCGCTCCGTCTCGGGCGGGAAGAGCACCGGTCTGGGCCTGGCCCTCGCGCGCGACCTCACGGCGGCCGACGGCGGCAAGCTCGAGCTCGTCAAGGCGGTCCCCGCGGTCTTCCAGGTGTTCCTCAGTGCGGTCCCGACCGCGCTCGACCCCGACCACGTGCTGCCCCCGGGCTCCCTTGTGGCGGTGGGTCGACGGCGGCGCCGGCCGTGA
- a CDS encoding GtrA family protein — protein sequence MTTTSPRPRTPRTPPAPGHRSSTLRQALRFAVVGGGGVVVNMLVAIILNRLNGGTRNSQAILFGLPGTDFNVRFTALVWVASFLVAVVFNFQLNRTWTFGGAARSRWWSEFWRFLLVGSVAAVVGLAMKIALTHPDSPIYLPEPWFNEEVGLSSREYWAQLVAIVCTMPVNFLVNRFWTFGNGDGEGRRLRRR from the coding sequence GTGACGACGACGTCGCCGCGGCCCCGTACGCCCCGTACGCCCCCGGCCCCCGGCCACCGCTCCTCGACCCTCCGGCAGGCGCTGCGGTTCGCCGTCGTCGGTGGCGGCGGCGTCGTGGTCAACATGCTCGTGGCGATCATCCTGAACAGGCTCAACGGCGGCACCCGCAACTCCCAGGCGATCCTGTTCGGGCTGCCGGGGACCGACTTCAACGTGCGGTTCACGGCGCTCGTCTGGGTGGCCTCGTTCCTCGTCGCCGTCGTGTTCAACTTCCAGCTCAACCGCACCTGGACGTTCGGCGGCGCCGCGCGCAGCCGGTGGTGGTCGGAGTTCTGGCGGTTCCTCCTGGTCGGGAGCGTCGCGGCCGTCGTCGGGCTGGCGATGAAGATCGCCCTCACGCACCCGGACTCGCCGATCTACCTGCCCGAACCGTGGTTCAACGAGGAGGTCGGGCTCTCCTCGCGCGAGTACTGGGCGCAGCTCGTCGCCATCGTGTGCACGATGCCGGTGAACTTCCTCGTGAACCGGTTCTGGACCTTCGGCAACGGCGACGGCGAGGGCCGGCGGCTCAGGAGGCGCTGA
- the purE gene encoding 5-(carboxyamino)imidazole ribonucleotide mutase, with translation MTQSQQPVVGIVMGSDSDWPTMEAAATALAEFDVAVEVDVVSAHRMPTEMIEYGRSAADRGLRVIVAGAGGAAHLPGMLAAVTPLPVIGVPVPLRHLDGMDSLLSIVQMPAGVPVATVSIGGARNAGLLAARILASGTDEESLRLRAAMVAFQAELADVARAKGARLRSSRSTTTGFSAS, from the coding sequence ATGACGCAGTCGCAGCAGCCGGTGGTCGGGATCGTCATGGGGTCGGACTCCGACTGGCCCACGATGGAGGCCGCGGCCACCGCCCTGGCCGAGTTCGACGTCGCCGTCGAGGTCGACGTCGTCTCGGCGCACCGGATGCCGACCGAGATGATCGAGTACGGACGGAGCGCGGCCGACCGGGGCCTGCGCGTAATCGTCGCCGGGGCCGGCGGCGCCGCGCACCTGCCCGGCATGCTCGCCGCCGTCACCCCGCTCCCCGTCATCGGCGTGCCGGTGCCGCTGCGCCATCTCGACGGCATGGACTCGCTGCTCTCCATCGTGCAGATGCCCGCCGGGGTCCCCGTCGCCACCGTGTCGATCGGCGGCGCCCGGAACGCCGGGCTGCTCGCCGCCCGCATCCTCGCCTCGGGCACGGACGAGGAGTCGCTGCGGCTGCGCGCCGCGATGGTCGCGTTCCAGGCGGAGCTCGCCGACGTCGCCCGCGCGAAGGGCGCGCGGCTGCGCAGCTCGCGGAGCACCACGACGGGCTTCAGCGCCTCCTGA
- the manA gene encoding mannose-6-phosphate isomerase, class I produces MPLYRLAPALRHYDWGSTTAIPELLGESADGSAVAEAWFGAHAHGSSLVVPHTDEASDGPDGRETWPTLADVVARDPRLLLGEDVVERFGAELPFLLKLVAPVSPLSLQVHPSLEQAAVGWVREERSGVPAAADHRTYRDTNHKPEMLYALTTFEALSGFRTPRRAAEILDGLGTPLITSTIERLRYGHSAQGVRSAFEYVLLGARDRDADVGVAVERIAARLESGTSPSEHADTIALRIAREHPGDRGILASLLLNPVTLRPGEAMFVPAGAVHAYIAGLGVEVMASSDNVVRAAMTSKHRDARALLDIVDVRPAPPIRLAPEHARSGVEVFYAPVEDFELAVLTVDERPVEIDGGGPRIVLAIEGDLELCLGDVVERLPRGAAVFLADGEDPVVRGHGRLVRAGVP; encoded by the coding sequence GTGCCCTTGTACCGTCTCGCACCTGCCCTGCGTCACTACGACTGGGGCTCCACGACCGCCATCCCCGAGCTCCTCGGGGAGAGCGCCGACGGGTCCGCCGTGGCCGAGGCCTGGTTCGGGGCGCACGCCCACGGCTCCAGCCTCGTCGTCCCGCACACCGACGAGGCTTCGGACGGGCCGGACGGTCGCGAGACGTGGCCCACCCTGGCCGACGTCGTCGCACGGGACCCGCGCCTGCTGCTGGGTGAGGACGTCGTCGAGCGGTTCGGCGCCGAGCTCCCCTTCCTGCTCAAGCTGGTCGCCCCCGTGTCCCCGCTGTCCCTCCAGGTCCACCCCTCGCTGGAGCAGGCGGCCGTGGGCTGGGTGCGCGAGGAGCGGTCGGGCGTGCCCGCCGCGGCCGACCACCGGACCTACCGCGACACCAACCACAAGCCCGAGATGCTCTACGCCCTGACGACCTTCGAGGCCCTGAGCGGGTTCCGCACACCGCGCCGCGCCGCCGAGATCCTCGACGGCCTCGGCACCCCGCTCATCACCTCGACGATCGAGCGGCTGCGGTACGGCCACTCGGCGCAGGGCGTCCGCTCGGCGTTCGAGTACGTGCTCCTGGGGGCCAGGGACCGCGACGCCGACGTCGGGGTCGCCGTCGAGCGGATCGCCGCCCGGCTCGAGTCGGGGACGAGCCCGTCGGAGCACGCCGACACCATCGCGCTGCGGATCGCCCGTGAGCACCCCGGTGACCGCGGCATCCTCGCCTCGCTCCTGCTCAACCCCGTGACGCTGCGGCCGGGCGAGGCGATGTTCGTCCCCGCGGGCGCCGTGCACGCCTACATCGCCGGGCTCGGGGTCGAGGTGATGGCGAGCTCGGACAACGTGGTGCGGGCCGCCATGACGAGCAAGCACCGCGACGCCCGGGCTCTGCTGGACATCGTCGACGTCCGCCCGGCCCCGCCGATCCGGCTCGCGCCCGAGCACGCCCGCAGCGGTGTGGAGGTCTTCTACGCCCCGGTGGAGGACTTCGAGCTCGCGGTCCTCACGGTCGACGAGCGCCCGGTGGAGATCGACGGCGGCGGACCCCGGATCGTGCTCGCGATCGAGGGCGACCTGGAGCTGTGCCTCGGCGACGTCGTCGAGCGGCTCCCGCGCGGGGCGGCGGTGTTCCTGGCCGACGGCGAGGACCCCGTCGTCCGCGGTCACGGGCGCCTCGTGCGCGCCGGGGTGCCGTAG
- a CDS encoding dTDP-4-dehydrorhamnose 3,5-epimerase family protein has product MNVRIDDFRTETTAIDGLVVVRMKQIHDERGTIREFFRASAMADAGLHAGPWQQLNLTETSHGALRGLHGEAMTKLVSVVRGSVFGAYVDARPGSPTVGAVVTVPIEVGVQVLVPQGVLNGFQSTSEGTSQYLYCFDQEWRPGMAGSAISPLDPELAIAWPVPVDPENRSQLSAKDAAAPMLAEILAAS; this is encoded by the coding sequence GTGAACGTGCGCATCGACGACTTCCGGACCGAGACCACCGCGATCGACGGGCTCGTCGTCGTCCGCATGAAGCAGATCCACGACGAGCGCGGCACGATCCGCGAGTTCTTCCGCGCCAGCGCGATGGCGGACGCCGGTCTCCACGCCGGCCCCTGGCAGCAGCTCAACCTCACGGAGACGTCGCACGGCGCTCTCCGCGGCCTGCACGGCGAGGCGATGACGAAGCTCGTCTCCGTCGTCCGCGGGTCCGTCTTCGGCGCCTACGTCGACGCGCGCCCCGGGTCGCCGACGGTCGGAGCCGTCGTCACCGTGCCGATCGAGGTCGGCGTCCAGGTGCTCGTCCCCCAGGGTGTGCTGAACGGCTTCCAGTCCACCAGCGAGGGCACCAGCCAGTACCTGTACTGCTTCGACCAGGAGTGGCGCCCGGGCATGGCCGGGTCCGCCATCAGCCCGCTGGACCCCGAGCTCGCCATCGCGTGGCCCGTGCCGGTCGACCCCGAGAACCGGTCCCAGCTGTCGGCCAAGGACGCGGCGGCCCCGATGCTCGCGGAGATCCTCGCCGCCTCCTGA
- a CDS encoding CoA-binding protein, with protein sequence MTIDSTPGTPGTLNDPDVIRTLLTTPGRWAVVGLSTNTARAAYGVAHLLQALGMEIVPVHPSAPVVHGATGYATLEDAPGEVDVVDVFVNSSLAGAVVDDAIARGARAVWLQLDVVDEAAAGRARAAGLDVVMDRCPAIEAGRLGLRP encoded by the coding sequence ATGACCATCGACAGCACCCCGGGCACCCCGGGCACGCTCAACGACCCCGACGTCATCCGCACGCTGCTGACGACGCCGGGCCGCTGGGCCGTGGTCGGGCTCTCCACGAACACCGCGCGCGCCGCCTACGGCGTGGCCCACCTCCTGCAGGCCCTGGGCATGGAGATCGTGCCGGTCCACCCGAGCGCCCCCGTGGTGCACGGGGCGACCGGCTACGCCACGCTCGAGGACGCGCCCGGCGAGGTCGACGTCGTCGACGTCTTCGTGAACTCGTCCCTCGCCGGGGCGGTGGTCGACGACGCGATCGCCCGCGGCGCCCGCGCCGTGTGGCTCCAGCTCGACGTCGTGGACGAGGCCGCCGCCGGGCGCGCCCGGGCCGCCGGCCTCGACGTCGTCATGGACCGCTGCCCGGCCATCGAGGCCGGACGCCTAGGATTGCGGCCGTGA
- a CDS encoding LCP family protein, with protein MNATRAMPISRGASPVDPGAPGLRPGGHGGAGGPGGPGGRPPRDDARPPRDPRRSSRSVYRRRRLVLVAVVLVLLLVWPVALVVWADGRVQHTEALSGAAGTPGTTYLLAGSDSRADGTLVGDPTAGARTDTIMLLTAPGDGTASLVSLPRDTLVEIPGHGQNKLNAAYSFGGAPLLVQTVEGLTRITVDHYVEIGMGGVQSIVDAVGGVNLCWDAEVDDPESGMVWTPGCHDVDGAAALAFARMRKSDPTGDIGRGLRQQQVIQGVTAKLRGPSLLLPWEQVPLVTAGTDALVTDPGTGVVDLGRMALTFRAATGPDGFRGSPPIGDPDYRPGNLGSTVLLDEAAAALFWQQVTDGTLPTQAEQDAANGIVPEGQE; from the coding sequence GTGAACGCCACCCGCGCGATGCCGATCTCCCGCGGCGCCTCCCCCGTCGACCCCGGCGCCCCCGGCCTGCGCCCGGGCGGTCACGGCGGTGCGGGCGGTCCCGGTGGCCCCGGTGGACGTCCGCCGCGCGACGACGCTCGTCCGCCGCGCGACCCGCGCCGCTCCTCGCGCTCCGTCTACCGCCGACGCCGGCTGGTGCTCGTCGCCGTCGTCCTCGTGCTCCTGCTCGTCTGGCCGGTGGCGCTGGTGGTGTGGGCCGACGGCCGCGTCCAGCACACCGAGGCGCTCTCCGGCGCCGCGGGCACGCCGGGGACGACCTACCTCCTCGCGGGGTCGGACTCGCGCGCCGACGGCACCCTGGTCGGCGACCCGACGGCGGGTGCGCGCACCGACACGATCATGCTGCTCACCGCCCCCGGCGACGGGACCGCCTCGCTCGTCTCGCTGCCCCGCGACACGCTGGTGGAGATCCCCGGCCACGGCCAGAACAAGCTCAACGCCGCGTACTCCTTCGGCGGCGCACCCCTGCTCGTGCAGACCGTCGAGGGGCTCACCCGGATCACCGTCGACCACTACGTCGAGATCGGCATGGGTGGCGTCCAGTCGATCGTCGACGCCGTCGGCGGCGTGAACCTCTGCTGGGACGCCGAGGTGGACGACCCCGAGTCCGGGATGGTCTGGACCCCGGGCTGCCACGACGTCGACGGCGCCGCGGCCCTCGCCTTCGCCCGCATGCGCAAGTCGGACCCCACCGGGGACATCGGGCGCGGTCTGCGCCAGCAGCAGGTCATCCAGGGCGTCACCGCGAAGCTCCGCGGTCCGTCGCTGCTGCTGCCGTGGGAGCAGGTCCCGCTCGTCACCGCCGGCACCGACGCGCTCGTCACCGACCCCGGCACCGGTGTCGTCGACCTCGGCCGGATGGCCCTCACGTTCCGCGCGGCCACCGGCCCCGACGGCTTCCGCGGCTCGCCTCCGATCGGCGACCCCGACTACCGCCCGGGCAACCTCGGCTCGACCGTGCTGCTCGACGAGGCCGCCGCAGCGCTGTTCTGGCAGCAGGTGACCGACGGCACGCTCCCCACCCAGGCCGAGCAGGACGCGGCCAACGGCATCGTCCCGGAGGGACAGGAATGA
- a CDS encoding LCP family protein, with the protein MPTTRPRRSGVPRHTRRIRRHTVRRVVATTLVGALTFVGGGAFAVYRNFTGNVGGGLNVAEMREDAPVDPEEPVETTEAPADPNAGQALNVLMIGSDSRGGENLAIGGGEEDGARSDTTLLAHIPADRSRIDVVSIPRDLLTDIPACPVDQADPDRTSSSRSNAMFNSAFSTGAQDGDVHLGAYCTLLTVEKLTGLQVDEYAVVDFVGFERMVDTIGGVPMCIPEPIVSKEADLDLAAGEQVLNGQQALGLARARKIAGSDGSDIQRIDRQQELLAAVMRQVLSQNLVTDLPKLIGFLDAVTDSLSVSQNLGNPMHLAGLATSLSSVGAGGITFVTMPFNYAGNRVVENDLTGQLWERLQQDLPITSEAPAPEAADPAAPDPAAPDPATDAPDPAAGTETDPSAEPGVETTAPATPTEQPTDPWNVVSGTDAAVC; encoded by the coding sequence ATGCCAACGACACGTCCGCGCCGCTCCGGGGTCCCGCGCCACACCCGCCGCATACGCCGCCACACCGTTCGACGCGTCGTCGCGACGACGCTCGTGGGCGCGCTCACCTTCGTCGGGGGCGGCGCCTTCGCGGTCTACCGCAACTTCACCGGGAACGTCGGGGGCGGCCTGAACGTCGCGGAGATGCGTGAGGACGCCCCGGTCGATCCGGAGGAGCCGGTGGAGACCACCGAGGCTCCGGCCGACCCGAACGCCGGGCAGGCCCTCAACGTGCTCATGATCGGCTCCGACTCGCGCGGCGGCGAGAACCTCGCCATCGGTGGCGGCGAGGAGGACGGTGCCCGGTCGGACACGACGCTGCTCGCGCACATCCCGGCGGACCGCAGCCGGATCGACGTCGTGTCGATCCCCCGCGACCTGCTCACCGACATCCCGGCCTGCCCCGTGGACCAGGCGGATCCTGATCGCACGTCCTCCTCCCGCTCGAACGCGATGTTCAACTCGGCGTTCAGCACGGGAGCCCAGGACGGTGACGTCCACCTCGGTGCCTACTGCACGCTCCTCACGGTCGAGAAGCTGACCGGCCTGCAGGTGGACGAGTACGCGGTCGTCGACTTCGTGGGCTTCGAGCGGATGGTCGACACGATCGGCGGTGTGCCGATGTGCATCCCGGAGCCGATCGTCAGCAAGGAGGCCGACCTCGACCTCGCCGCCGGCGAGCAGGTGCTCAACGGTCAGCAGGCGCTCGGCCTCGCCCGCGCCCGCAAGATCGCCGGGAGCGACGGCAGCGACATCCAGCGCATCGACCGCCAGCAGGAGCTGCTCGCGGCGGTGATGCGCCAGGTGCTGTCGCAGAACCTCGTCACCGACCTGCCGAAGCTGATCGGCTTCCTCGACGCCGTCACGGACTCCCTCTCGGTGAGCCAGAACCTCGGGAACCCGATGCATCTCGCCGGCCTCGCCACCTCGCTCAGCAGCGTCGGCGCCGGTGGGATCACGTTCGTCACCATGCCGTTCAACTACGCCGGCAACCGCGTCGTCGAGAACGACCTGACCGGCCAGCTGTGGGAGCGGCTCCAGCAGGACCTCCCCATCACCTCCGAGGCCCCCGCCCCGGAGGCGGCCGATCCGGCGGCGCCCGACCCCGCGGCGCCCGACCCCGCCACGGACGCGCCCGACCCGGCGGCCGGCACCGAGACCGACCCCTCGGCCGAACCGGGCGTGGAGACGACCGCGCCGGCGACCCCGACCGAGCAGCCGACCGACCCCTGGAACGTGGTCTCGGGCACGGACGCCGCGGTCTGCTGA